A window of Fibrobacter sp. contains these coding sequences:
- the xseB gene encoding exodeoxyribonuclease VII small subunit, whose product MSKENFEYKNAMERLEAILERIDNSEMEIDELAGNVQEATELLKKCRQILLSTEKSVQGALESLDGEADA is encoded by the coding sequence ATGAGTAAGGAAAACTTCGAGTACAAAAACGCGATGGAGCGCCTTGAGGCGATTCTTGAACGCATCGACAATTCCGAAATGGAAATCGACGAGCTTGCTGGCAATGTTCAGGAAGCGACAGAACTCTTGAAGAAGTGCCGTCAGATTCTGCTTTCTACGGAAAAAAGCGTTCAGGGAGCACTGGAAAGCCTGGACGGGGAAGCGGATGCCTGA
- a CDS encoding ATP-binding cassette domain-containing protein: MPDFGDIPAIEAQGLSVKFPVRGGVLGKVKDYFTAVDGVSFTLEQGKILSVVGESGCGKSTLVKSLVGLVPLASGSVKVFGREAHGGKLAPDAQGKAARVCDMMQMVFQDPYSSLNPRQTVEEILTAPLMARKVPFEEAKARAYELMDRVSIPHSALAKFPHEFSGGQRQRLCIARSLMVKPKILLCDEVTSALDVSVQAQILHLLNDLRIDLGLSILFISHDMQVVRALSDDVLVMYFGHVVERGAANEVLVNPQHEYTKKLLSCVPVIRR; the protein is encoded by the coding sequence ATGCCTGATTTTGGCGACATTCCTGCTATCGAGGCTCAGGGCCTTTCTGTCAAGTTCCCGGTACGCGGCGGTGTGCTGGGCAAGGTGAAGGATTATTTTACCGCAGTCGACGGAGTGTCCTTCACGTTGGAACAGGGAAAAATCCTGAGCGTGGTGGGCGAGTCGGGCTGCGGCAAGTCGACTCTGGTGAAGTCTCTGGTGGGGCTTGTGCCGCTTGCTTCGGGCAGCGTGAAGGTTTTCGGACGCGAGGCGCATGGCGGCAAGCTGGCTCCCGACGCTCAGGGCAAGGCCGCCCGCGTTTGCGACATGATGCAGATGGTGTTCCAGGATCCGTACAGCAGCCTGAACCCGCGGCAGACCGTAGAAGAAATTCTCACGGCCCCGCTCATGGCCCGGAAGGTGCCGTTTGAAGAAGCGAAGGCCCGAGCTTACGAGCTGATGGACCGCGTTTCCATTCCGCATTCGGCGCTCGCGAAGTTTCCGCATGAATTTTCCGGAGGCCAGAGGCAGCGCCTGTGCATCGCGCGCAGCCTGATGGTTAAGCCCAAGATTCTGCTTTGTGACGAGGTTACCAGCGCTCTCGATGTTTCTGTGCAGGCGCAAATACTTCACCTGCTCAACGATTTGCGTATCGATCTTGGCCTGAGCATCCTGTTCATCAGTCACGATATGCAGGTGGTGCGCGCCCTTTCCGATGATGTGCTGGTGATGTACTTCGGGCATGTCGTAGAGCGGGGAGCCGCAAACGAAGTGCTCGTGAACCCGCAGCACGAATACACCAAGAAGTTGCTTTCGTGTGTTCCTGTAATCAGGCGATAA